Proteins from a single region of Esox lucius isolate fEsoLuc1 chromosome 13, fEsoLuc1.pri, whole genome shotgun sequence:
- the LOC105030704 gene encoding isotocin-neurophysin IT 2, protein MSGAAVSVCLLFLLSLCSACYISNCPIGGKRSIMEAPQRKCMSCGPGEQGHCFGPSICCVEGLGCWMGTPETAHCLEENYLPTPCQAGGRPCGSEAGRCAAQGFCCDSEGCSADRSCLSDKEGDDFISQSEGSNSDNIIFRLRHLAAQSPAHRIRQ, encoded by the exons ATGAGCGGAGCCgctgtgtccgtgtgtctgctcttcctcctgtccctcTGCTCAGCCTGTTACATCTCCAACTGTCCCATCGGGGGCAAGAGATCCATAATGGAGGCTCCACAGCGCAAG TGCATGTCTTGTGGGCCAGGGGAGCAGGGCCACTGCTTTGGCCCCAGTATCTGCTGTGTGGAGGGACTGGGCTGCTGGATGGGCACCCCAGAAACAGCTCACTGCTTGGAGGAAAACTACCTGCCCACCCCCTGCCAAGCAGGTGGGAGACCCTGTGGATCTGAAGCAGGACGTTGCGCTGCACAAGGATTTTGCTGTGACTCAG AGGGCTGCAGTGCAGACCGATCTTGTCTGTCCGACAAGGAAGGTGACGATtttatcagccaatcagagggcaGCAATTCAGACAACATCATCTTCAGGCTCCGTCACTTGGCTGCTCAGTCCCCTGCTCATCGAATCCGCCAATGA